The genomic DNA GTGGCAAAACTAAACAATTTGTGATGAAGAATTCCTCTCCTTGATATGCTAGTTCTTTAACAATCAAACTGAGATTGAAAGAAAAGACTATATCAGTAAAGTTTTTAAGGTTATCTAAATATCGTCATATTTTTAACTGGATTTCATCCATTATTACTATCAATTGACCAAATTTAAGTGGATTCCATCAATTTTATAATATACAAATTAATTTTTGGAACTCtactttttcttaaaaaaatcctTAATCATTGTGAGATGCTAATTTCTCCAAAAGAAATTGAATTAGCCATTGCCATGCTGATCTGACTCAGGGGATCCAGATCAGTATTGACCGATTTTGCCAGCTATGATTGTGACATTAATAAAACTTAATGGTGGATCCCTTCTCTACTCTTGCATAGAATCATAGAACATTTGTCATCTCTACTCCTATAACTTTCTGCTTTCTGTAACCATCTCCACAACTCTTTAAGTCCTTTTGTTAAAAAACAATCACTTGTCTTTTCTGCAACACATCTAGAAATGCACATGGCAAAACACATGTAAACTCTGTGGCAAACATAAAACCAGAGAATAGGATGTATCTTAATCACCACACCCCTTATCCGCCTTTACAGCCATCACTTCATCTTCCCTTTATTCTATTTCTAATGTTTTTAGAGATTTATGCTACAAAATAGATTATACTATTGATTGTTGGCAACATCATTGAACATGGTTGATTGTTATGACGACTTCCATAATGGAGGTGTTTGGGAAGCATACGGCACATCACCTGGCTAGCATTTTCTTGGAATAATGTTGAGGTGCATGAGCCTCACCTCGCTTGAGTGGCTATTGGGCAACATGTGAGTATGAGATTATTTATTTGTATAGCAAGTTTTTCTTGATAATGGTTATTCCTTTGAGTTAGCTCTAAGGTCCCATAAATTACAATTCATTATTGACAAGTTCAAATCTTAACCGTCTTAATTAAATCAGCATAGTCTAGTTTGGCTATGGGTCAAATATAGATTTAGTAGGCAAAATATGTCTCAGTTTATTGGTAAAAGATGGAGCCAGTTTGGCACCTAATAGGTGTGGCAGGAAGAGAAACAACACTACAACAGCATGCATAGGAAGAAAACCTAGTAGTTCTTATTCATCACCTTCAGATCCTTATGTTTTACTAAGAAGCCTGTCAGCCTTCCCTTGCCTACCACCTAACCCACATGTTAAACTGTTGAATGGGTTCACGTCACTAAAGTGACTCAGCTTGCAGGGAGAAGATGTGAGATTGCTAACAATATATGTTAGACTTTGCCATTTAATATGTTAATGTACTCAATGGCGTAGGAGGATTCATATAACCCTTGGTTGTTGGTTGTTCAAATAAAATATGCAATATGATTaacaagagagagagagatcatTGGGTACAACAAATAGACCTTCATTATGGTTCTTGTCCCATAAACACCATAGACAGAATTGCTCAAAAAAGTGGCCTAAGCGGCTACAGAGGCAGTTTTGATAGGGAATGGCATCACATACGTGATATGAAGACCAATACCCATCGTAtggatgttttaaaaaatagtcAACATGACTCAGTTGGCTAAGGCAAAAATATCAAGCGACTTTTACAAGAATTCTTAACAAATTTCTCTGATTCTACTAATGTCTTGCAGAATTTTCCTTCTTGAAGCAATGTATAACTATTTTCTTTTGAGTTACCCTTTGAATTTATtggtttaaatttaataatttgatGAATTGTTTGATtggatatatatattattttgttatgTATGCATGCCTTTTGTTGTGTCATAAGTTTTATTACAATGTCAAATGATGAATTGTATGCGTTGAATTTCCTCATCACTTGGTTAGTAGTGATTTACTTATACTTTTAATTGTGAATttgttttaattgattaatatcCTTGTATAATATAATGCAACTTATAATTGCGAGGaagattagcaacaataaaataagataaaatttatttaagtatagatgatgatatagtaagggATAAAGCCCAATAACATAGAATGATCCATATAGCAGACTCCAcatagtgggataaggcttggttgttattgtaTATAGAGCATGTGTAGGTGTTCAAGACAGAGCACAATGTTGTGAGGCCCAGAAAGCCCTAAGGAGCACAAGAGAATAGGGCAGAGTACAATGACAGAAGGTCAGCTTGTGCGTAACAAAATCAAGGAAAACAGGTGCCTTCAACACTGTTGCTATCTCCATATGGCCAAGCCCAATGTCGAGTCTCCTACGGGAGCTTTTCTCCTACCTTGAAAGTTCCCCAACGGGAGCTTTTCTCCTATCTTGAAAGTTCCCCAATAGCGAAGTCTATTAGGGCAAAGGAGGATTAGGGATGTGGTGGTGAGCATGATGGAACCCGCCTAACACCTTGACAGATTGGTTATGAGGCGTCCACTTTCCTTGATTTTGTTACACATATCCTCACCTTCTGACAGTGTATTCTCCCCTACTTTCCCAAGCTCCTTAGGGCTTTCCAAATGTCACAATATCATGCTCTATTCTGAACACCGACACAAactttatatatacatatatatatatatatatgagttgtgatactcatctagaattttcatctagaaaattcatctagatagacacataaatgatgggacccaccatttcactttttgtgggcccatcatttatgtgtctatctagatgaattttctagatgaaaattctagatgaatatcatttctatatatatatatatatatcaaaataaacattaaaaattatttacatatttattatatgtcaataatttttaatatttattgcaatttaattattattttaatatttgttaATGTTGAGTGCATCTCAGCATACAGTAGGTCAGTCATCCACTGCTTAAACCACCTTTTAAAACTTTAATAGGTAAGAACAAAATTAGGGGAACTGAGGTTGATCGACCCCTAGGTTTTCATTCTATGGCACATCATTTATTGGTTCAGTATTGTGCCCAAGCACTTGACATCAGTGGTGATAGTGAATATGAGGAAGGTGACTAGACACTTACTGTTAGGCATTAACTGGTCATTTTCTTGGTAGCAATTTTAGACTGCCTTGGGGTTAAAATTGAATTATTCATTTTGAGCTATTTTGAATTAATCTAATTGGACTAGTTTACTTTTTGGATTTAACTTGGGCACATCTTGGTCTTGTTCATTGACTCTGCGTGGGCAATTCAAGGATTAAGACATGAATTCTTGATTGCTACTATATGCATGCACATGGAATTTGGACGTATGCCACTAACCACCTTTGTTGTCGATCTATGGAGAATGATTAAACTTCATTGCTCGCTACACACACAGCCTTTGCATGCATCACATCACTAGCACTTTGTCATTGATCTACGTATAGATACTCCTCCCTAACTTTTTTCTGTCCACCCCTCTCCCATTGTTGGATCACCTTGTTCAACACTAATTAAGGCAAAGGCTGGTTCCAGTAGATATGATCAAACCTAGTTGGTACAGGTGAATAAATATCTCTTCATGCTTTATTGTTCTACTTTTGACCTGCAGATGAAGCAAGTTCAGTTCATGCATAACTGAAACACGAGATTTCATTCATTGGTTGGAGGTCAGCTTCAGGTATAGCAAGTTGGAATTGGACCACCTGTCATCACAACActttctctattctattttctctagAAGAAAAGTTTCATTCAGAGATTTCAAGTCACTACTCAAAATGAATTAGCATAATTAAGTTATCAGGATGAAGTAGTTGGATATTGTGTATGATTTCCATGAATAATCAGAAATGTGAGTACGACAAATGAAGCCACTGAAATACCTCATAAGAGTTGGGCTTCAACTGATATACGAGAGGAAGTTTAGTATCCTTCTAAATATAGAACATAAAGTTATGAACAGACCGATTAAATAACTTGTTATAATGAGCAAATGATGTTGTATAGGAAAAATCTGTTTCTACCATATATTATTTTTCTTCGCCAAGCACATGGCAGATCCACACAGCACAAATAAACACTGAGTCAACAAATGACTACTTGTAGCACAAATAATCTTTTAAGTCGAGGTGATGTAGCATTCGTAGGTGTGCTGACTACTTGTTTATTAGATTTTGGTGCAGTGGCCGAACTTCAGGTTAAAAGGCTGAAGTCAAATATTTTCTTGGCTAGAGTTGCGGGCTTGACACGCCAGCAAATTTGTACCATCACTGGTTTTCAAGAAGGGACTATGCCTTTCCGATATCTAGGATCACACTAACGTGCACCTCCGACCATCTGATTATAGCCCCTACTTGACTCTCTAGTCCACCAGATCAATGCTTGGCCGAAAAAGACTCTATCATATGTTGGCAAGGCGCAACTAATCACATCAATCTTACAGGCGGTTGAGTGCTGCTGGCTATCCATCCTTCTTTTTGCCTCTTGACATTGTTGATCGCATCTATGGCATTTGCAGATTTTTTATATGAGCATCTAAGCATCCTCCGATATCATGGGCAGATATGTGTGGACCGAAGGATGAAGATGTTGTATCAGAAAGGAATTCAcgtatctccacaatgacatgatattgtccactttcgGCCTAAACCCTGATAgctttatttttggactctacccaaaacacctcataccaatggaaatatcttacatccttttaaattcatgatcttttccatgtcttttcatgggactttgattgtatccccaacaatcctcccctcaaacgaaggatcaCCATTACTCTTATGGTCTGATCCCTCTTGACCTACTTCggacctccccgcgagcatctggtcacctgaCCTACTTCAAGCCTCCTTGCAAGCATTTGATCACCTGACCTGCTCCAGACCTCCCTGCAAGCATCCGCATctgatcactcttgacctgcttcatGCCTCCCCggaagcatccggtcactctgacCTGCCGCCAGCAACTTCGTCTAAGGTCGCTCTACATGGCATCTCgtctggaccatgactctgatactatTTGTTGTGACCAaaaaagaattcacatatctccacaatgacatgatattgtccactttggacctaagctcTCATGGCTTTATTTTTGGATTCTacccaaaaaataaataaaaaaaagtttataccaatagagatatcttacatccttttaaacccataatCTTTTCAATATCTTTTCAAtatggactttgattgaatcctcAACAAGAGGCTTGGGATTCAGAGACATGCGAGCTTGGAATTTAGCCTTTGACTACAGTAGTTTAGAGGATATAGGCTAAGAAAGATGCACTTTGGATAAAGTGGGTCCATTACACTTACCTGAAGCGTGCAAATTAATGGACCTGGGAGGAAGCCAACACAGATTCCCCACCGGTCAAGCAATTAATATAGATACGAGATCTCATATTATTAGATGTTGGGTCACTAAAGGTTGTTGGATAGAAGCTAGCAGAATGGTTTTCTCAGGATGGTGAGTGGCTCAAGCAAATGATTTCTTTAGGCAACATAGTCCTAAGAAGTTATGGGCCCGAGCAATGTGGAAGACATGTACAGCCGAGTCATGCTAAGGAGGCTACCCATGAGAGACAAACAAGAGTACCTAGAGGACTAGTAGTGCAGGTGCTAGTATCACATGAGCATATATTCTTcgggcccccccccccccacgcCCAGACCATGATGTTTATTCGGATCACGTCAAACATGATCTGTTgcgatggggataaagttttatcccctccaggcgcctagaactcttccaagcgccccgatcaAGAATATAATATAGTCTTGGTCCCAGAAAGCTAGATAGAACACCAgagaacacttgtaaatgatttcTTTTGTCTACCTTCGTATTTCTAGTACTTAAACTGCTATAAAGAGGGTTCTCTGCCTGAAAGAGAAATTAGTGCACTTTCcacttccttgaattaacaacctccccggttataaccaaatAATTCattgtgcctcttcctttttaATTAGTCTTatatattttatgcaagtgttaattttgTTAAAGTTATAAAAGCTTGAGGAAGGTTTTTCGTTTgtctttgcagggctattcacctccTTCTAGCCGGACGCCAAGGAAATGTCCACATACCGACAGATAATGAGGGTCTTTGGAAGATATTATTGTGAGAGTAGAATATTGACAAAGGCTCATCATCTTGCCTTGTTTTCTATGGCACACCATGTATGGAGAACTAGAAATAAAAGTTTCTTTGGTGAGGGTTAGATTGTGAGAAGATTTTCAGAAGTGTGCAAATTCATGTATATCGATCCTTAGGAGTGTACTCTGATTCTTTGTCACACAAGTCACTCTACAAATTCTTACTCTTGGTTTGAGCTATAAAATTTACTtatcaaaaaaaaacaaatcacaaTAACATCAACAGGAAATGCGGCAAGAAATACACAAAAAAAAAGACCTAGAAGACCTTTTAGCCTAACCCACTTTCATTAAGTTAGTTAAAGATCTTCTTGAATTGATTAAAATTCAtataaagttttaattcttaaggGAGAATAAAAGGTTACCTTCGCAATTGTTGTAACCATCACCCTTGAATTGCACACCATTGAATACAGGGCACTCACAGACCCTGCCACGGAATGTATCCTGAAAGACAAAGccattataaaagaaaaaaaattagacgAGTTGTTAAATTAGTACCTTGCAGGCAGTAATATTGGATGCTTTGTCTTCCCAGCACCCACCATTATCATTCAGACATTCATTTGTTTCTATATCTGTGCCAAGAACAATTGCATTAAAGAAAGTTCTTTTTTCAACTACGATTATAAAATTAGTGCAAATTTATTGAGCCTCACCATCATTCAAACAAGCAGCTGGCTCAGTAGTTTCTTCAAAACCAGCACAGATTGCTTTCAATACAGCCTTTTTCTCCAATTTTCCTGGAAATTTTGGGTTCAATTATTGTATTGActcaaagattttaaaattttgaattacccAAGACCAACCTCGATATTGTCGGTTGTTAACAATAAGTGTAGGTAATATAGTAACATCCCCCCTAGAACCTGTTCCTACCTACAGAAAGAAATATTGTAGTTTAAAAACAAGTATCAAATTAGGTTACCATCAGGCACAGCACTAAAGCATCAATGTCAAATAAAATCATCACCCAAAGATTTCAGAACTAAAAAAATTTGAGTAAAACTAAAAAGGGACCTGAGAATCCTGCTCCATCTTCAAGATTGGATTATCTCGATCTGCATTTGGATCTCCCATACACTGTTCAACCTTCCTAACATCTATCCCTGCTCAGAAAAGGTCATGTAGGTCCTTATATATGATGTGCAAACTCACATTCTAGAAGATATATTATTTATAAGCTCCCATTTTTAAAAGGATACCAGATTGGCATAATAAATTCCTACAAGATCTAACTAAAAAAATATAGTATCATCATAACACTAAGAAGAGAGACAAGATAGCATCTGATCACATCAGCTCCAAAGCACATGTTCTAGAAGAAGATATCAACAGACATGTAAAGCATGCAAGCTTTCCAATAATCAAAAATGTAAAACACCCATTTTATCCAATTTAAATCAGGAAGTGCACCTACCCAGAGACTTCATAACAGTTTCTGCACACTCCTTGTTGTACTTCTTCTCTTTCATTGGGCACCTTATATGAAAATCAGTTACATAATCCCACCAAATCCAGGACCTTTTACTTTCATTTACAACTCTAAATACACAAAGTTGTCTCAAGTTCTCAATGACTACATCCTTTCCATCATAACCAATGCTAAAATCTTGCTCGGGATCAGGTGCACAATACCTCCCATTGTTGATGCATTGTGACTTGCACTGTTTGCTGGCAATAAAAGCCTGAGGGCAGTACCAGGTAATGTAATGAGGTGTAAATTGGCTGTAGCCACCTTTCTCAAGCAACTGAGCTGAACCCTTGAATTCTTTCAAGAATCCCATTAACACGTCACATTTAGCACCACACTCGTCATTGCTATTAGTCCATAATTCATATTCCACACGATCATCAGGGTGGGGAACAGCCTCTCTCCAATCAAGGTTCACAATGACCATTTCACCACTTCGGACAGCCTTCTTTAACTGTTCACCAAAATTTTTATCAATAAGAGCAGAGGGGATTGTAATGTTCTGAATATATTTAGCAGCTTCATCATCTTCACGAGGCAAATCCATGGTTATCAAAGGTTCATCTTTGTCATCAACAACAAGCACAGCAGACGCACCAGCATTTTGCGCATGCCAAACCTTTTTGGCAAAAAGACAATCTGTAAAAGGATATTAGGATAAGCATATGATGGTAAACAACTGTAGCAAATTTTATTTAAGCTTAGGAAGACAATGCAGTAGTCATTTTTGTTCTAATATCCAAAGAACACTTGTTCTGTTGAAATCAGAACAGTCATAATGACATACATAGGAAAAATTATTGAGAATCTCGTAACAACATGCAGAATGATATACATCTCTACCACGATTCAATTATGTGATAACTTTGTCAAGACTGTTTTCCTAGGCAAggaatattaataaatttaattttttattaatatacacttatatttaaaaaaaaaataaaaaaaataccgacaCTGTATCAGCATGACATGATACGATACCAAAATCGTATCATTCAAGTCCGGAACCAAAACTCTTGCACgagtcaaaattttaaacctctaGAATTAGAATATTTTTAGTAAGGTTTGAAATTTCGAACTAGGTCAGATTTTGAGAAGTTGTTGGAATGGAACAGTTTTGATGCCAATATGTCCATATCCAAGTAGAATTATGGGATTGATGTTTTTGTGTCCTTTTTTATCTACACATCATTTTTAAAAAGTTAGATAAGGTAGTCCGGCAAGAAACTCCTGCCAATACAGGATCTCGGAAAGAGTCTATTGTACGTAGTCTTATCTTATTTTGTAAGAAGCTATTTCCGAGACTTGAACCGGTGACCTCCAAGTTACACGGCAGTAACTTTACCATTATGCCAAGACTCCCCTTCTTTAAAAAAGTTagataattaagaaaaaaaatatttctatggTAACTAGAGTGATAAACCTATTTTGGAGATTTCGAAAAACTCTAAACTTGTTCCCATTGACAACTAATACTTTAGCATAActcaaaattaataaatttaatctattaatatagtaattaataaatacaataattaattatatatcacCCGTGACGAACCAGTCATGGTCGATCCTAAACTCGGATAAAGGAGAAGAGTTGCGTTAGGTTATCATCAAgcattaaaactatgacaaatattcaatgaatggatccattaaactattgtgcaaATACTAGGTTGTTCTCAAAAAGAATGCGTTGTAAGGTCCGACTGTAATGTCTCGGCAAGGACCTCTACATCTCCAGAAatcgggtgtagtgctaaatatacaAGAGTTCGCATTGCAAGGTTGGACTGTAACGTATCGACAAGGATTGCTACATCTCCATgtgaacttgggtgtagtgttaaataggcaaaagttcttTCACTATATGTtaaataagaataaatatgataggaaaactaataatctaagattagAACATGGAACACAGGaacctcactggtaaatcaatggaggtagtagatacgatgtTTAGGTGA from Zingiber officinale cultivar Zhangliang chromosome 4A, Zo_v1.1, whole genome shotgun sequence includes the following:
- the LOC121969826 gene encoding vacuolar-sorting receptor 3-like, with the translated sequence MGRCRGSILGLLFLGLWVPPVLGRFVVEKNSLMVTSPPDLRGKQDSAIGNFGIPQYGGSLAGAVVFPKENAGACHEFSRSDLFKSKAGGLPNFILIDRGDCLFAKKVWHAQNAGASAVLVVDDKDEPLITMDLPREDDEAAKYIQNITIPSALIDKNFGEQLKKAVRSGEMVIVNLDWREAVPHPDDRVEYELWTNSNDECGAKCDVLMGFLKEFKGSAQLLEKGGYSQFTPHYITWYCPQAFIASKQCKSQCINNGRYCAPDPEQDFSIGYDGKDVVIENLRQLCVFRVVNESKRSWIWWDYVTDFHIRCPMKEKKYNKECAETVMKSLGIDVRKVEQCMGDPNADRDNPILKMEQDSQVGTGSRGDVTILPTLIVNNRQYRGKLEKKAVLKAICAGFEETTEPAACLNDDIETNECLNDNGGCWEDKASNITACKDTFRGRVCECPVFNGVQFKGDGYNNCEAIGPGKCRLNNGGCWHGTRDGKTFSACQESVDIKCQCPPGFDGDGVKACENIDECKRRTACQCPECSCKDTWGSYECTCRGDLLYIREHDTCISKRASDTKATWAAVWVLLIVLAVVALGAYAIYKYRLRSYMDSEIRAIMAQYMPLDNQGEVPSHSQEDSHENHA